A genomic region of Saccopteryx bilineata isolate mSacBil1 chromosome 1, mSacBil1_pri_phased_curated, whole genome shotgun sequence contains the following coding sequences:
- the LRRC32 gene encoding transforming growth factor beta activator LRRC32 isoform X1 yields the protein MQWKHLLWRYSRWILILTLLTDCVTLGRAMSHQILLLLAVLTLGLAASQLRDKVPCEMVNKQALCQGLGLLQVPSMLPRDIEALDLSGNQLRSILALPLGVYTVLRHLNLSSNEISFLQPGVFQALSHLEHLNLAHNHLALSTGGLGPLLHVKSLDLSGNSLYSGLVEQLLGEAPALRTLSLGENSLTRLARQTFWGTPALEWLDLHSNVLMDIEDGAFEAMPHLTHLNLSRNSLTCISDFSLQQLRVLDLSCNSIEAFQMAPEPQAGYQLTWLDLRENKLLHFPDLAALPRLIYLNMSNNLIRLPAGTPQGEKASQAPSKGLSALPLSNPSRNASTHPLSQLLNLDLSYNEIELVPEGFLEHLTSLRFLNLSRNCLRAFVAQRLGSLPCLVLLDISHNALETLELGTRALGSLRTLLLQDNALRYLPPHTFAGLASLQRLNLQGNRVSPCGGSVGPGPSGCVDFSGISSLRILNLVDNEMETLWAGAFLHTPLTELDLSYNPGLDVAMGALAGLEASLEVLALQGNGLEVLQIDLPCFSCLKLLNLAENRLSRLPAWTQTVSLEVLDLRNNSFSLLPSSAMGGLETSLRRLYLQGNPLSCCGNGWLAAQLHQGRVDVDATQDLICRFGSQEEVSLSHVRPEDCGKGGFKNVNLIIILTFALVSAVVLTMLATCCCIRQQKFNQQYKA from the exons ATGCAGTGGAAACATTTGCTTTGGAGGTATTCACGCTGGATTTTGATCCTGACTCTGTTAActgactgtgtgactttgg GCAGAGCCATGAGCCACCAGATCCTGCTGCTCCTGGCCGTGCTGACCCTGGGTCTGGCTGCCTCCCAGCTCCGAGACAAGGTGCCCTGTGAGATG GTGAACAAGCAGGCCTTGTGTCAGGGCCTTGGCCTACTCCAGGTCCCCTCGATGCTTCCGCGGGACATTGAGGCCCTTGACCTGTCTGGAAACCAGCTTCGGAGCATCCTGGCTTTGCCCCTGGGCGTATACACGGTGCTTCGTCACCTGAACCTGAGCTCCAATGAGATCAGCTTCCTCCAGCCAGGTGTCTTCCAGGCCTTGTCCCACCTGGAGCACCTCAACTTGGCCCACAACCACCTGGCACTGAGCACTGGTGGTCTGGGCCCCCTGCTGCATGTGAAGTCCCTGGACCTGTCTGGGAACAGCCTGTACAGTGGCCTGGTGGAGCAGCTCCTGGGGGAGGCACCCGCCCTGCGCACCCTCTCCTTGGGAGAGAACAGCCTGACTCGCCTTGCCCGCCAGACCTTCTGGGGCACACCTGCACTTGAGTGGCTGGACCTCCATAGCAACGTGCTGATGGACATCGAGGATGGTGCTTTCGAGGCTATGCCCCACCTGACCCACCTCAACCTCTCCAGGAACTCCCTCACCTGCATCTCCGACTTTAGCCTCCAGCAACTGCGCGTGCTAGACCTGAGCTGCAACAGTATTGAGGCCTTTCAGAtggccccagagccccaggctggGTACCAGCTCACCTGGCTGGACCTGCGGGAAAACAAACTGCTCCACTTCCCTGACTTGGCCGCACTGCCGAGACTCATCTACCTGAACATGTCCAACAACCTCATCCGTCTCCCTGCGGGAACACCCCAGGGAGAAAAGGCTAGCCAAGCACCTTCCAAGGGCTTGTCAGCCTTGCCCCTCTCAAACCCCAGCCGGAATGCCAGCACCCATCCCCTCTCCCAGCTCTTGAATCTGGATTTGAGCTACAATGAGATTGAGCTTGTCCCTGAGGGCTTTCTTGAGCACCTGACCTCCCTGCGCTTCCTGAACCTCAGCCGAAACTGCTTACGGGCCTTTGTGGCTCAGCGTTtgggctccctgccctgcctcgtGCTTCTGGACATCAGCCACAATGCATTGGAGACACTAGAGCtgggcaccagagccctgggGTCTCTGCGGACGCTGCTTCTACAGGACAATGCCCTGCGGTACCTGCCCCCACACACCTTTGCTGGCCTGGCCAGCTTGCAGAGGCTCAACCTGCAGGGAAACCGGGTCAGCCCTTGTGGGGGGTCAGTTGGGCCTGGACCCTCAGGCTGTGTGGACTTCTCTGGCATCTCCTCCCTCCGCATCCTAAACTTGGTGGACAATGAGATGGAGACACTGTGGGCAGGTGCCTTCCTCCACACGCCACTTACTGAGCTGGACCTCTCTTACAACCCTGGGCTGGATGTGGCCATGGGGGCCTTGGCTGGCCTGGAGGCCTCCTTGGAGGTCCTGGCCCTGCAGGGCAATGGGCTGGAGGTCCTGCAGATAGACTTGCCTTGCTTCAGCTGCCTCAAGCTGCTCAATCTCGCGGAGAACCGTCTGAGCCGCCTGCCGGCCTGGACACAGACTGTGTCCCTAGAGGTGCTGGATCTGAGGAACAACAGCTTCAGCCTGCTGCCCAGCAGTGCCATGGGTGGCCTTGAGACCAGCCTCCGGCGCCTCTACCTGCAGGGCAATCCGCTCAGCTGCTGTGGCAATGGCTGGCTGGCGGCCCAGCTGCACCAGGGCCGGGTGGATGTGGATGCCACCCAGGACCTGATCTGCCGCTTCGGCTCCCAGGAGGAGGTGTCCCTGAGCCACGTGCGTCCCGAGGATTGTGGGAAGGGCGGGTTCAAGAATGTCAACCTCATCATAATCCTCACCTTCGCACTTGTCTCTGCTGTTGTCCTCACCATGCTGGCCACCTGCTGTTGTATCCGCCAGCAGAAGTTCAACCAACAGTACAAAGCCTAA
- the LRRC32 gene encoding transforming growth factor beta activator LRRC32 isoform X2: MSHQILLLLAVLTLGLAASQLRDKVPCEMVNKQALCQGLGLLQVPSMLPRDIEALDLSGNQLRSILALPLGVYTVLRHLNLSSNEISFLQPGVFQALSHLEHLNLAHNHLALSTGGLGPLLHVKSLDLSGNSLYSGLVEQLLGEAPALRTLSLGENSLTRLARQTFWGTPALEWLDLHSNVLMDIEDGAFEAMPHLTHLNLSRNSLTCISDFSLQQLRVLDLSCNSIEAFQMAPEPQAGYQLTWLDLRENKLLHFPDLAALPRLIYLNMSNNLIRLPAGTPQGEKASQAPSKGLSALPLSNPSRNASTHPLSQLLNLDLSYNEIELVPEGFLEHLTSLRFLNLSRNCLRAFVAQRLGSLPCLVLLDISHNALETLELGTRALGSLRTLLLQDNALRYLPPHTFAGLASLQRLNLQGNRVSPCGGSVGPGPSGCVDFSGISSLRILNLVDNEMETLWAGAFLHTPLTELDLSYNPGLDVAMGALAGLEASLEVLALQGNGLEVLQIDLPCFSCLKLLNLAENRLSRLPAWTQTVSLEVLDLRNNSFSLLPSSAMGGLETSLRRLYLQGNPLSCCGNGWLAAQLHQGRVDVDATQDLICRFGSQEEVSLSHVRPEDCGKGGFKNVNLIIILTFALVSAVVLTMLATCCCIRQQKFNQQYKA, encoded by the exons ATGAGCCACCAGATCCTGCTGCTCCTGGCCGTGCTGACCCTGGGTCTGGCTGCCTCCCAGCTCCGAGACAAGGTGCCCTGTGAGATG GTGAACAAGCAGGCCTTGTGTCAGGGCCTTGGCCTACTCCAGGTCCCCTCGATGCTTCCGCGGGACATTGAGGCCCTTGACCTGTCTGGAAACCAGCTTCGGAGCATCCTGGCTTTGCCCCTGGGCGTATACACGGTGCTTCGTCACCTGAACCTGAGCTCCAATGAGATCAGCTTCCTCCAGCCAGGTGTCTTCCAGGCCTTGTCCCACCTGGAGCACCTCAACTTGGCCCACAACCACCTGGCACTGAGCACTGGTGGTCTGGGCCCCCTGCTGCATGTGAAGTCCCTGGACCTGTCTGGGAACAGCCTGTACAGTGGCCTGGTGGAGCAGCTCCTGGGGGAGGCACCCGCCCTGCGCACCCTCTCCTTGGGAGAGAACAGCCTGACTCGCCTTGCCCGCCAGACCTTCTGGGGCACACCTGCACTTGAGTGGCTGGACCTCCATAGCAACGTGCTGATGGACATCGAGGATGGTGCTTTCGAGGCTATGCCCCACCTGACCCACCTCAACCTCTCCAGGAACTCCCTCACCTGCATCTCCGACTTTAGCCTCCAGCAACTGCGCGTGCTAGACCTGAGCTGCAACAGTATTGAGGCCTTTCAGAtggccccagagccccaggctggGTACCAGCTCACCTGGCTGGACCTGCGGGAAAACAAACTGCTCCACTTCCCTGACTTGGCCGCACTGCCGAGACTCATCTACCTGAACATGTCCAACAACCTCATCCGTCTCCCTGCGGGAACACCCCAGGGAGAAAAGGCTAGCCAAGCACCTTCCAAGGGCTTGTCAGCCTTGCCCCTCTCAAACCCCAGCCGGAATGCCAGCACCCATCCCCTCTCCCAGCTCTTGAATCTGGATTTGAGCTACAATGAGATTGAGCTTGTCCCTGAGGGCTTTCTTGAGCACCTGACCTCCCTGCGCTTCCTGAACCTCAGCCGAAACTGCTTACGGGCCTTTGTGGCTCAGCGTTtgggctccctgccctgcctcgtGCTTCTGGACATCAGCCACAATGCATTGGAGACACTAGAGCtgggcaccagagccctgggGTCTCTGCGGACGCTGCTTCTACAGGACAATGCCCTGCGGTACCTGCCCCCACACACCTTTGCTGGCCTGGCCAGCTTGCAGAGGCTCAACCTGCAGGGAAACCGGGTCAGCCCTTGTGGGGGGTCAGTTGGGCCTGGACCCTCAGGCTGTGTGGACTTCTCTGGCATCTCCTCCCTCCGCATCCTAAACTTGGTGGACAATGAGATGGAGACACTGTGGGCAGGTGCCTTCCTCCACACGCCACTTACTGAGCTGGACCTCTCTTACAACCCTGGGCTGGATGTGGCCATGGGGGCCTTGGCTGGCCTGGAGGCCTCCTTGGAGGTCCTGGCCCTGCAGGGCAATGGGCTGGAGGTCCTGCAGATAGACTTGCCTTGCTTCAGCTGCCTCAAGCTGCTCAATCTCGCGGAGAACCGTCTGAGCCGCCTGCCGGCCTGGACACAGACTGTGTCCCTAGAGGTGCTGGATCTGAGGAACAACAGCTTCAGCCTGCTGCCCAGCAGTGCCATGGGTGGCCTTGAGACCAGCCTCCGGCGCCTCTACCTGCAGGGCAATCCGCTCAGCTGCTGTGGCAATGGCTGGCTGGCGGCCCAGCTGCACCAGGGCCGGGTGGATGTGGATGCCACCCAGGACCTGATCTGCCGCTTCGGCTCCCAGGAGGAGGTGTCCCTGAGCCACGTGCGTCCCGAGGATTGTGGGAAGGGCGGGTTCAAGAATGTCAACCTCATCATAATCCTCACCTTCGCACTTGTCTCTGCTGTTGTCCTCACCATGCTGGCCACCTGCTGTTGTATCCGCCAGCAGAAGTTCAACCAACAGTACAAAGCCTAA